In Frondihabitans sp. PAMC 28766, a genomic segment contains:
- a CDS encoding glucose-6-phosphate isomerase, translating to MTVAITASGDAATAVESVVPTLVRDLVASGITGLDPALWGPEAEEEASKRLGWTEAVSVSAPLVAQIAELRKKLHKKHLTHFVLAGMGGSSLAPEVITRTAGVELTVLDATEPGQVLAALNDDLKHTVLIVSSKSGSTVETASQRATFEKAFHDAGYTDIADRIVVVTDPGSPLEQSAREAGYVVFTADPAIGGRYSALSAFGLVPSGLAGADIEELLAEAGAVTVELSQDRPDNPGLVLGAVLAGTSPLRDKIGLVADGTHIQGFPDWAEQLIAESTGKQGRGLLPVVLDLDSPEITEGLHDVQIVRFVANTEETREVAPGEVEISGSLGAQFMVWEYAVAVAGRLLGINPFDQPDVESAKAATRALLDSAPAPTPAAFTANGVEVRSRGGIDLGDGLDDAVAGLLKHLTDDGYLAIQAYVDRVANPALAELRDILATRTERPVTFGWGPRFLHSTGQYHKGGPATGVFLQITQVPETDLPIPGSSFTFGTLVAAQAAGDAAVLAEHGRPVLTLTVTDVAAALPALLGALR from the coding sequence GTGACAGTAGCCATCACCGCGTCGGGCGATGCTGCGACTGCAGTCGAGTCCGTCGTCCCGACGCTGGTGCGCGACCTCGTCGCGTCCGGCATCACGGGTCTGGACCCCGCTCTGTGGGGCCCGGAGGCCGAAGAAGAGGCGTCCAAACGCCTGGGGTGGACGGAGGCCGTCTCGGTCTCCGCCCCCCTGGTGGCGCAGATCGCCGAGCTTCGTAAGAAGCTGCACAAAAAGCACCTGACGCACTTCGTGCTCGCCGGCATGGGCGGCTCGTCGCTCGCGCCCGAGGTCATCACTCGCACCGCCGGTGTCGAGCTGACCGTCCTCGACGCGACCGAGCCGGGCCAGGTGCTCGCCGCTCTGAACGACGACCTGAAGCACACCGTGCTCATCGTCTCGTCCAAGTCGGGCTCGACCGTCGAGACGGCGAGCCAGCGGGCGACGTTCGAGAAGGCCTTCCACGATGCCGGCTACACCGACATCGCCGACCGCATCGTCGTCGTCACCGACCCCGGTTCGCCGCTCGAGCAGTCTGCTCGCGAGGCGGGCTACGTCGTCTTCACCGCCGACCCGGCGATCGGAGGGCGCTACTCGGCCCTCTCGGCCTTCGGGCTCGTCCCGTCGGGCCTCGCGGGGGCCGACATCGAAGAGTTGCTGGCCGAGGCTGGCGCCGTGACGGTCGAGCTGTCGCAGGATCGCCCGGACAACCCGGGCCTCGTGCTCGGGGCCGTCCTGGCCGGCACGAGCCCGTTGCGCGACAAGATCGGCCTCGTGGCCGACGGCACGCACATCCAGGGCTTCCCCGACTGGGCCGAGCAGCTGATCGCCGAGTCGACCGGCAAGCAGGGCCGCGGGCTCCTGCCCGTCGTGCTCGACCTCGACTCGCCCGAGATCACCGAGGGTCTGCACGACGTGCAGATCGTCCGGTTCGTCGCCAACACTGAGGAGACCCGCGAGGTCGCCCCCGGCGAGGTCGAGATCTCCGGATCCCTCGGGGCCCAGTTCATGGTGTGGGAGTACGCGGTGGCCGTGGCCGGTCGCCTTCTCGGCATCAACCCGTTCGATCAGCCCGATGTCGAGTCGGCCAAGGCGGCGACGCGGGCTCTGCTCGACTCCGCCCCCGCGCCGACGCCCGCCGCGTTCACGGCGAACGGCGTCGAGGTGCGCTCGCGCGGCGGAATCGACCTCGGCGATGGTCTCGACGACGCCGTGGCCGGTCTGCTGAAGCACCTGACCGACGACGGCTACCTGGCGATCCAGGCCTACGTCGACCGTGTTGCGAACCCTGCCTTGGCCGAGCTGCGCGACATCCTGGCGACCCGCACCGAGCGGCCCGTCACCTTCGGCTGGGGCCCGCGCTTCCTGCACTCCACCGGGCAGTACCACAAGGGCGGGCCGGCCACCGGCGTGTTCCTGCAGATCACACAGGTGCCCGAGACCGATCTGCCCATTCCCGGCAGTTCGTTCACCTTCGGCACCCTCGTCGCGGCTCAGGCCGCCGGTGACGCCGCCGTCCTGGCCGAGCACGGCCGGCCGGTGCTGACGCTCACCGTCACCGACGTGGCGGCGGCTCTGCCGGCGCTTCTCGGCGCACTCCGCTGA
- the zwf gene encoding glucose-6-phosphate dehydrogenase, which translates to MAPVEITPEYNPLRLPSDRRLNRIAGPSSLIIFGVTGDLSRKKVMPAIYDLANRGLLPPGFALVGFARREWEDQDFEQVVYEAVKQHARTPFDEDVWRQLKEGIRFVQGDFDDAEAFQLLKKTIDELDVERGTMGNHAFYLSIPPKFFPLVTEQLRDSGLADDTVDIHGEKPWRRVVIEKPFGSDLETARELNAVVETVFEPDSVFRIDHYLGKETVQNLLTLRFANQMYEPLWNSNYVDHVQITMAEDIGVAGRAGYYDGIGAARDVIQNHLLQLLALTAMEEPVSFKARDLRAEKEKVLSAVTIPADLAEGTARGQYSGGWQGGEKVLGFLEEAGMNPESVTETYAAIRLEIATRRWSGVPFYLRAGKRLGRRVTEIAVVFKRVPENVFGLGDGAELGQNALVIRVQPDEGVTLRFGSKVPGIGTQVRDVTMDFGYGHAFTEASPEAYERLILDVLLGDPPLFPRHEEVELSWKILDPIERFWAAQGQPEQYRPGTWGPHSADELMARDGRTWRRP; encoded by the coding sequence ATGGCACCGGTGGAAATCACGCCGGAGTACAACCCTCTGCGGTTGCCCTCCGACCGACGACTCAACCGCATCGCCGGCCCGTCGAGCCTCATCATCTTCGGCGTGACAGGCGACCTGTCGCGCAAGAAGGTCATGCCGGCGATCTACGACCTGGCCAACCGCGGTCTCCTGCCCCCGGGCTTCGCCCTCGTCGGCTTCGCCCGGCGCGAGTGGGAGGACCAGGACTTCGAGCAGGTCGTCTACGAGGCCGTCAAGCAGCACGCGCGCACGCCTTTCGACGAGGACGTGTGGCGCCAGCTCAAAGAGGGCATCCGCTTCGTGCAGGGCGACTTCGACGATGCGGAGGCCTTTCAGCTGCTCAAGAAGACCATCGACGAACTCGACGTCGAGCGCGGCACGATGGGCAACCACGCCTTCTACCTCTCGATCCCGCCGAAGTTCTTCCCGCTCGTCACCGAGCAGCTGCGGGACTCCGGTCTCGCCGACGACACCGTCGACATCCACGGCGAGAAACCCTGGCGACGCGTCGTCATCGAGAAGCCCTTCGGGAGCGACCTCGAGACGGCTCGCGAACTGAACGCGGTCGTCGAGACGGTGTTCGAGCCCGACTCGGTCTTCCGCATCGACCACTACCTCGGCAAGGAGACGGTTCAGAACCTGCTGACGCTCCGTTTCGCCAACCAGATGTACGAGCCGCTGTGGAACAGCAACTACGTCGACCACGTGCAGATCACCATGGCCGAGGACATCGGCGTGGCCGGTCGTGCCGGCTACTACGACGGCATCGGCGCTGCTCGCGACGTCATCCAGAACCACCTCCTGCAGCTGCTGGCGCTCACCGCGATGGAAGAGCCCGTCAGCTTCAAAGCGCGCGACCTTCGCGCCGAGAAAGAGAAGGTGCTCTCGGCTGTCACCATCCCCGCCGACCTCGCCGAGGGCACCGCCCGCGGGCAGTACTCCGGCGGTTGGCAGGGCGGCGAGAAGGTGCTCGGCTTCTTGGAGGAGGCTGGGATGAACCCCGAGTCGGTCACCGAGACCTACGCAGCGATCAGGCTCGAGATCGCCACGCGCCGCTGGTCGGGCGTGCCGTTCTATCTGCGCGCCGGCAAGCGCCTCGGCCGCCGCGTCACCGAGATCGCAGTCGTCTTCAAGCGCGTGCCCGAGAACGTCTTCGGCCTCGGCGACGGCGCCGAGCTGGGGCAGAACGCCCTCGTGATCCGCGTGCAGCCCGACGAGGGTGTCACCCTCCGCTTCGGCTCGAAGGTGCCCGGCATCGGCACTCAGGTTCGCGACGTCACGATGGACTTCGGCTACGGCCACGCGTTCACCGAGGCCAGCCCGGAGGCCTACGAGCGGCTCATCCTCGATGTCCTGCTCGGCGACCCTCCGCTCTTCCCCCGCCACGAGGAGGTCGAGCTGTCGTGGAAGATCCTCGACCCGATCGAGCGCTTCTGGGCCGCCCAGGGGCAGCCCGAGCAGTACCGTCCCGGCACCTGGGGCCCCCACAGTGCCGATGAACTCATGGCCCGCGACGGCCGTACCTGGAGGCGTCCGTGA
- a CDS encoding glucose-6-phosphate dehydrogenase assembly protein OpcA, with the protein MIVDLPDSTISRVSKALVKIREEGGVVALGRVLTLVISTTLGHEEEAIEAANEASREHPMRVIVISTADEILSAEEPRLDAQIRVGGDAGASEVILLRAYGDIARDEEGLVTGLLLPDAPVVAWWPGKAPAVVSESPLGRIAQRRITDAAAQSNPRQSIIDLASTYEPGDTDFAWTRLTLWRTQLAAALDQPPYEPVTAVEVSGAADSPSTLLLAAWLRLQLEVPVKHELTSRATGSSGIHGVKLVRASGPIELERSLVDVATLSQPEQPTHDLSLPRRGLRDCLAEELRRLDPDSLFGNVVKSGVALLRADQP; encoded by the coding sequence GTGATCGTCGATCTGCCCGACAGCACCATCAGCCGAGTCTCAAAGGCTCTGGTCAAGATCCGCGAAGAGGGCGGTGTCGTCGCCCTCGGTCGCGTGCTGACCCTCGTCATCTCGACGACCCTGGGCCACGAAGAGGAGGCGATCGAGGCCGCCAACGAGGCGTCTCGCGAGCACCCGATGCGGGTCATCGTGATCTCGACCGCCGATGAGATTTTGTCCGCCGAAGAGCCCCGGCTCGACGCGCAGATCCGCGTGGGCGGCGATGCCGGCGCGAGCGAGGTCATCCTGCTGCGCGCTTATGGCGACATCGCCCGCGACGAGGAGGGGCTCGTCACAGGCCTCCTGCTGCCCGACGCCCCCGTCGTCGCGTGGTGGCCCGGCAAGGCGCCCGCGGTCGTCTCGGAGTCGCCTCTCGGCCGAATCGCGCAGCGCAGGATCACCGACGCGGCCGCTCAGAGCAACCCGCGTCAGTCGATCATCGACCTGGCCTCGACCTACGAGCCGGGCGACACGGACTTCGCCTGGACGCGGCTCACCCTCTGGCGCACGCAGCTGGCGGCGGCTCTCGACCAGCCGCCGTACGAGCCGGTCACCGCGGTCGAGGTGTCCGGCGCCGCCGACTCCCCCTCGACGCTGCTGCTGGCCGCCTGGCTGCGTCTGCAGCTCGAGGTGCCCGTCAAGCACGAGCTCACGTCGCGCGCGACCGGCTCGAGTGGCATCCACGGCGTGAAGCTCGTGCGAGCATCCGGGCCGATCGAGCTCGAGCGCTCGCTCGTCGACGTCGCCACGCTCTCGCAGCCCGAACAGCCGACGCACGACCTGTCGCTGCCACGCCGCGGCCTGCGCGACTGCCTGGCCGAAGAACTCCGTAGACTCGACCCTGACTCGCTCTTCGGCAATGTCGTCAAGAGCGGCGTCGCCCTGCTCCGTGCTGACCAGCCGTGA
- the pgl gene encoding 6-phosphogluconolactonase, whose protein sequence is MTNERRVLVHPDKQSLGASVAARFITKIIDVIEEQDYASVVLSGGSVSTLVLAAINRSEARDSVDWSKVSFWWADERFVAADSDDRNDRQNGVDLLDHIGVLPENVHRMANTDDAADLAEAASQYVATLKEHAQADDESPRFDITLLGVGPDGHVASLFPDKPQVLQTSPTVLTIDDSPKPPPERLTLSLPAINNSQRVWMILAGAEKAASLGLALAGAGADQVPVAGVKGRKRTVFFVDRDAAAEVPEQLIASTY, encoded by the coding sequence GTGACGAATGAACGCCGGGTGCTGGTTCACCCCGACAAGCAATCCCTGGGGGCCTCGGTCGCCGCTCGCTTCATCACGAAGATCATCGACGTCATCGAAGAGCAGGATTACGCGTCCGTCGTGCTCAGCGGCGGTTCGGTCAGCACCCTGGTGCTCGCCGCGATCAACCGGTCAGAGGCGCGTGACAGCGTCGACTGGTCGAAGGTGTCGTTCTGGTGGGCCGACGAGCGCTTCGTCGCCGCAGACTCGGACGACCGCAACGATCGCCAGAACGGCGTCGACCTGCTCGACCACATCGGCGTCCTGCCCGAGAACGTCCACCGCATGGCGAATACCGACGACGCTGCCGACCTCGCCGAGGCGGCCTCGCAGTACGTCGCCACGCTGAAGGAGCACGCTCAGGCCGACGACGAGTCGCCTCGTTTCGACATCACGCTGCTCGGTGTCGGGCCCGACGGTCACGTCGCCTCGCTCTTCCCCGACAAGCCGCAGGTGCTGCAGACGTCGCCCACTGTGCTGACCATCGATGACTCCCCCAAGCCGCCGCCCGAGCGCCTGACCCTCAGCCTGCCGGCGATCAACAACTCGCAGCGCGTCTGGATGATCCTCGCCGGTGCCGAGAAAGCGGCCTCGCTCGGCCTCGCTCTCGCGGGCGCCGGTGCCGACCAGGTGCCTGTCGCCGGGGTCAAGGGTCGCAAGCGGACGGTCTTCTTCGTCGACCGGGACGCTGCGGCCGAGGTGCCCGAACAGCTCATCGCCTCGACCTACTAG
- a CDS encoding RNA polymerase-binding protein RbpA: MASGGSAIRGSRVGAGPMGEQDRGFHAERITVSYWDALGNEVVRHFAANVPEEEIPETVDSPSTGLPAGRDKDNPPVVAKLEPYKTHLAYVKERRTEEEAAQLLDEALQQLRQRRGKIPTPAKK, encoded by the coding sequence ATGGCATCAGGCGGCAGTGCAATCAGGGGTTCTCGCGTCGGCGCAGGCCCCATGGGCGAGCAGGATCGGGGGTTCCACGCCGAGCGAATCACCGTCTCCTACTGGGATGCCCTGGGCAACGAGGTCGTGCGACACTTCGCGGCGAACGTGCCCGAAGAGGAGATTCCCGAGACGGTCGACTCGCCGTCCACCGGCCTTCCTGCCGGGCGTGACAAAGACAACCCCCCGGTCGTCGCCAAGCTCGAGCCGTACAAGACCCACCTCGCGTACGTGAAAGAGCGTCGCACCGAAGAAGAGGCTGCTCAGCTCCTCGACGAAGCCCTTCAGCAGCTTCGTCAGCGTCGCGGCAAGATCCCGACCCCGGCGAAGAAGTAG
- the secG gene encoding preprotein translocase subunit SecG — protein MQILQTVLYVVLGITSLLLTLLILLHRGRGGGLSDMFGGGVTSNLGASGVAERNLNRITVILGLVWFASIVVLGLITKFTAGS, from the coding sequence GTGCAAATTCTCCAAACCGTCTTGTATGTCGTGCTCGGTATCACGAGCCTTCTGCTGACGCTTCTCATCCTGCTGCACCGCGGTCGCGGTGGCGGGCTCTCCGACATGTTCGGCGGCGGGGTGACCAGCAACCTCGGCGCGTCCGGTGTTGCTGAGCGGAACCTCAATCGCATCACAGTCATCCTCGGCCTCGTGTGGTTCGCTTCCATCGTGGTCCTGGGGCTCATCACCAAGTTCACGGCGGGATCGTAA
- the pgk gene encoding phosphoglycerate kinase: MALRTLESLGELAGKRVIVRCDLNVPLKDGVITDDGRVRASLGTLRTLIGAGARVVVISHLGRPDGEPKPEYSLAPVALRLGELLGTPVAFAPSTTGTETASAVEALADGEILVLENLRYQAAETSKSDEERQAFARELAAFGDVFVSDGFGVVHRKQASVYDLPQLLPSAAGSLIETELGVLDRLTETPERPYTVVLGGSKVSDKLGVIEHLLPRVDNLLIGGGMLFTFLAAQGHAVGKSLLEADQLDRVRGYIAEAESKGIRLVLPTDVVVASGFAADADHETVAADAIDSTTFGDAGIGLDIGPDTAAAFADIVASSKTVFWNGPMGVFEFPAFAAGTRTVAEALTHVDGLGVVGGGDSASAVRALGFTDDQFGHISTGGGASLEFLEGKKLPGLEVLGW, translated from the coding sequence ATGGCTCTCCGCACCCTCGAGTCCCTCGGCGAACTCGCCGGCAAGCGCGTCATCGTCCGCTGCGACTTGAACGTGCCGTTGAAAGACGGCGTGATCACCGACGACGGCCGCGTGCGCGCTTCCCTGGGCACCCTCCGCACCCTGATCGGCGCCGGCGCCCGCGTCGTCGTCATCTCGCACCTCGGCCGCCCCGACGGCGAGCCCAAGCCCGAATACAGCTTGGCTCCCGTCGCTCTGCGACTGGGCGAACTCCTCGGCACCCCCGTGGCGTTCGCCCCGTCGACGACCGGCACCGAGACGGCTTCCGCCGTCGAGGCACTCGCCGACGGCGAGATCCTGGTGCTCGAGAACCTCAGGTACCAGGCCGCCGAGACCTCGAAGAGCGATGAGGAGCGCCAGGCCTTCGCTCGCGAGCTCGCCGCGTTCGGCGACGTGTTCGTCTCGGACGGCTTCGGCGTCGTGCACCGCAAGCAGGCCAGCGTCTACGACCTGCCGCAGCTGCTGCCCAGCGCGGCGGGCTCGCTGATCGAGACCGAGCTCGGTGTGCTCGACCGCCTCACCGAGACGCCCGAGCGCCCCTACACGGTCGTGCTCGGAGGCTCGAAGGTCTCCGACAAGCTCGGTGTCATCGAGCATCTGCTGCCGCGGGTCGACAACCTGCTCATCGGCGGCGGCATGCTCTTCACCTTCCTCGCGGCCCAGGGCCATGCGGTCGGCAAGAGCCTGCTCGAGGCGGACCAGCTCGATCGCGTGCGCGGCTACATCGCCGAGGCCGAGTCGAAGGGCATCCGCCTCGTGCTGCCCACCGACGTGGTCGTGGCATCCGGCTTCGCGGCCGACGCCGACCACGAGACGGTGGCTGCCGACGCCATCGACTCGACGACGTTCGGCGATGCCGGCATCGGCCTCGACATCGGTCCCGACACGGCGGCCGCGTTCGCGGACATCGTCGCGTCGTCGAAGACCGTGTTCTGGAACGGCCCCATGGGCGTGTTCGAGTTCCCGGCCTTCGCCGCCGGCACCAGGACGGTCGCCGAGGCACTGACACACGTGGACGGTCTCGGCGTCGTCGGGGGAGGCGACTCGGCCTCGGCCGTTCGCGCCCTCGGCTTCACCGACGACCAGTTCGGGCACATCTCCACCGGAGGTGGCGCCAGCCTCGAGTTCCTCGAGGGCAAGAAGCTGCCAGGCCTGGAGGTCCTCGGATGGTAA